The Aspergillus chevalieri M1 DNA, chromosome 5, nearly complete sequence genome includes a region encoding these proteins:
- a CDS encoding Saf4/Yju2 family protein (BUSCO:EOG092655M5;~COG:S;~EggNog:ENOG410PHJD;~InterPro:IPR007590,IPR043701;~PFAM:PF04502;~go_process: GO:0000398 - mRNA splicing, via spliceosome [Evidence IEA]), with amino-acid sequence MSERKVLTKYYPPDFDPSAITRKPKHLRSTGPKVITVRLMAPFSMKCTSCGEYIYKGRKFNARKETTEEKYLAIPVFRFYIRCTRCSGEITFKTDPKNMDYTCERGAKRNFEPWRDPKAENYHETEQETLDRLEREENEEHEREERDKMAELESKMLDSKREMAIADALDEIRTRNARIERNEALGDETAIAQVRDAVDEAKEKEEKEIEEAARKAFMTESGEKVKRIVEEDGPSTSTAALEKKPDMPPPSFAKVKKPKKPLANSLGIKKKQSLV; translated from the exons ATGTCTGAGCGAAAAGTCCTTACCAAATATTACCCCCCGGACTTCGACCCGTCCGCGATCACTCGCAAGCCGAAGCACTTGCGCTCAACGGGCCCGAAAGTCATCACCGTCCGATTGATGGCGCCCTTCTCGATGAAATGTACCTCATGTG GCGAATACATCTACAAAGGCCGCAAATTCAACGCGCGTAAAGAAACCACCGAAGAAAAATACCTCGCTATCCCCGTCTTCCGCTTCTACATCCGCTGCACCCGCTGCTCCGGCGAGATCACCTTCAAAACAGACCCCAAGAACATGGACTACACTTGCGAGCGTGGTGCAAAGCGGAACTTCGAGCCGTGGCGGGACCCCAAGGCCGAGAATTACCATGAGACGGAGCAGGAGACGCTGGATCGGTTGGAACGGGAAGAAAACGAGGAGCATGAGCGTGAGGAAAGGGATAAGATGGCAGAGTTGGAGTCGAAGATGTTGGATTCGAAGAGGGAGATGGCGATTGCGGATGCGTTGGATGAGATTCGGACGAGGAATGCGAGGATTGAGAGGAATGAGGCGTTGGGGGATGAGACGGCGATAGCGCAGGTTAGAGATGCTGTGGATGAGGcgaaagagaaggaggagaaggagattgaggaggCTGCGAGAAAGGCTTTCATGACGGAGTCGGGGGAGAAGGTCAAGCGGATTGTCGAGGAGGATGGGCCGTCGACGAGTACTGCTGCTCTGGAGAAGAAGCCGGATATGCCCCCTCCGTCGTTTGCGAAGGTCAAAAAGCCAAAGAAGCCTTTGGCAAACAGTCTCGGGATTAAGAAGAAGCAGTCCCTTGTATAG
- a CDS encoding putative cytochrome P450 (COG:Q;~EggNog:ENOG410PI19;~InterPro:IPR001128,IPR017972,IPR002401,IPR036396;~PFAM:PF00067;~TransMembrane:1 (o255-277i);~go_function: GO:0005506 - iron ion binding [Evidence IEA];~go_function: GO:0016705 - oxidoreductase activity, acting on paired donors, with incorporation or reduction of molecular oxygen [Evidence IEA];~go_function: GO:0020037 - heme binding [Evidence IEA];~go_process: GO:0055114 - oxidation-reduction process [Evidence IEA]), producing MPAPIPAPPGLPILGNIFDVSPSNTWGSLNALAEKYGPIFKINVLGHQIVFVANNAYIEEICDQTRFRKCVTGPVVEIRAAVHDSLFTAFHSEDESWGKAHRIMAPLVSPEAVREEFAGMRDTAKDLIKKWSSGHHQKVSVTNDLDRLNHAANMLCFFDQRIDCVLGEEPVVLKAQEAATGEAMRRPTRPRLFNWLYYNRKFDNHIKTMRDYGAKIVATRKETQNPKKDMLYAMLYGKDPQSGNGLTDSQVLDEIINIFIGSATAPNLVSFALYYLVKNPEEIKKAQAEIDAVVGTNEWEYEHLSQLPYCEAILREAFRLSAVAPGFNIEPIPDTQGPVTLGDGKYEIPTNQPIIAILSQVNRDPDVFEDPNAFKPERMVGEKYDRLPSGVKKGFGNGKRECIGKKYAYDWSFFALVAILREIDIEEADASYKVANAGVNYNGAFSVKPLGFHALVSPRKR from the exons ATGCCCGCGCCTATCCCAGCACCACCCGGTCTCCCGATCCTGGGTAACATTTTTGATGTCAGCCCCTCCAACACGTGGGGATCTTTGAATGCGTTGGCTGAGAAATATG GCCCTATCTTCAAAATCAACGTCCTCGGCCACCAAATCGTCTTCGTCGCCAACAATGCCTACATCGAAGAAATCTGCGACCAGACTCGCTTCCGGAAATGCGTGACAGGACCCGTTGTCGAGATCCGCGCTGCCGTCCATGACAGTCTCTTCACAGCCTTTCACTCCGAAGACGAAAGCTGGGGCAAGGCACACCGCATCATGGCCCCGCTGGTTAGCCCCGAGGCCGTCCGTGAGGAATTCGCAGGCATGCGCGACACAGCCAAGGACTTGATTAAGAAATGGTCCTCGGGCCACCACCAAAAGGTCAGCGTGACCAACGACCTCGACCGCCTGAACCACGCCGCCAACATGCTGTGCTTCTTCGACCAGCGCATCGACTGCGTCCTGGGCGAGGAGCCAGTCGTACTCAAGGCACAAGAAGCCGCGACCGGCGAAGCCATGCGCCGCCCAACAAGACCCCGTCTCTTCAACTGGCTGTACTACAACCGCAAGTTCGACAACCACATCAAGACGATGCGCGACTACGGTGCCAAGATCGTCGCCACGCGCAAGGAGACCCAGAACCCCAAAAAGGACATGCTCTACGCCATGCTCTACGGCAAAGACCCGCAGTCCGGCAACGGCTTGACAGACAGCCAAGTGCTCGATGAAATCATCAACATTTTCATCGGCTCCGCCACGGCCCCCAACCTCGTGTCCTTCGCACTGTACTACCTCGTCAAGAACCCCGAGGAAATCAAAAAGGCACAAGCGGAGATCGACGCCGTCGTCGGCACCAACGAATGGGAATACGAACACCTCTCCCAACTCCCCTACTGCGAGGCCATCCTCCGCGAAGCCTTCCGTCTCTCCGCCGTCGCACCGGGGTTCAACATCGAGCCTATCCCCGATACACAGGGCCCTGTCACGCTCGGTGACGGGAAGTACGAAATCCCCACCAACCAGCCCATCATCGCCATTCTGTCGCAGGTGAATCGCGACCCGGATGTCTTCGAGGATCCCAACGCCTTCAAGCCGGAGCGCATGGTGGGCGAGAAATACGACAGACTGCCATCTGGCGTGAAGAAGGGCTTCGGTAACGGCAAGCGCGAGTGTATCGGAAAGAAGTATGCGTATGACTGGTCGTTCTTTGCGCTTGTGGCTATCCTGCGCGAGATTGATATCGAGGAGGCGGATGCGAGTTATAAGGTTGCGAATGCGGGGGTGAATTATAATGGGGCGTTTAGTGTGAAGCCGTTGGGATTCCATGCCTTGGTTAGTCCGCGGAAGAGGTAA
- a CDS encoding uncharacterized protein (CAZy:GT90;~COG:S;~EggNog:ENOG410PMW2;~InterPro:IPR006598;~PFAM:PF05686;~TransMembrane:1 (i18-37o)): MALPSCSFWRLRRSTLSALYVIFTVTLFCVVSIWYGMNSDRNYIHPLLTQLIPAGHCACQTSTTFQCSSCLSCSQTNLLQQLTPSTNWRYQYERDAGDEALDRGQCRTAFPGLFEDVFRAVNYWRYHGNLATEDLDHITLQHGMARASIYRGELYVNAARAKGEDHRQKILAVLSAIHRALVADRDRRSRDMSFIFSVEDKVEDVTSSEYPVWVFSRAATEEAVWLMPDFGYWAWDNPQNPIGPFDQVVEHIQEVDVPWSEKKRQLVWRGKPSFAPKLRRALLEAARDKAWGDVKQVDWQEKANIIKMEDHCKYMFIAHVEGRSYSASLKYRQACRSVIVAHKLQFIQHHHYLLVSSGPEQNYVEVERDFSDLADKLEPLVENPDAAKRIADNSVRTFRERYLTKAAEACYWRALFDGYGAVWNSSGVRDARERGLRYESFVLLESSEMVEFAHSY; the protein is encoded by the exons ATGGCGCTTCCCAGTTGTTCTTTCTGGCGCCTGCGTAGGAGTACCCTCTCTGCGCTCTATGTGATTTTCACCGTGACCCTCTTCTGCGTCGTGTCCATCTGGTATGGCATGAACTCGGACAGAAACTATATCCACCCGCTCCTGACGCAATTGATCCCTGCCGGCCACTGCGCCTGTCAAACCTCCACGACCTTCCAATGCTCCAGCTGCCTCTCGTGCTCCCAAACGAATCTCCTCCAACAACTCACCCCCTCGACCAATTGGCGCTACCAGTACGAACGCGACGCCGGCGATGAGGCCCTCGATCGGGGACAATGCAGAACTGCGTTTCCGGGCCTGTTCGAAGACGTGTTTCGCGCGGTGAATTACTGGCGGTATCACGGTAACCTCGCGACAGAGGACCTCGATCACATCACCCTGCAACACGGAATGGCACGCGCATCGATCTACCGCGGAGAGCTCTACGTGAACGCCGCCCGCGCGAAAGGCGAAGACCACCGACAGAAGATTCTGGCTGTGTTGAGCGCGATCCATCGGGCGCTGGTCGCCGACCGGGATCGCCGCTCGCGAGACATGAGTTTTATATTTTCCGTCGAGGATAAGGTGGAGGACGTGACGAGTTCGGAGTATCCGGTGTGGGTGTTTTCGCGGGCTGCGACCGAGGAGGCGGTTTGGTTAATGCCGGACTTTGGGTATTGGGCTTGGGATAATCCGCAGAATCCGATCGGGCCGTTTGATCAGGTCGTCGAGCATATTCAGGAGGTTGATGTGCCGTGGTCGGAGAAGAAGCGACAGTTGGTTTGGCGTGGGAAGCCTAGTTTCGCTCCGAAGTTGCGACGGGCGCTGCTCGAGGCGGCGCGGGATAAGGCCTGGGGCGATGTGAAGCAGGTGGATTGGCAGGAAAAGGCCAATATTATCAAGATGGAGGACCATTGCAAATATATGTTTATTGCACATGTTGAGG GGCGCTCCTACTCTGCCTCCCTGAAATACCGCCAAGCCTGTCGCTCTGTGATTGTGGCCCACAAGCTGCAGTTTATCCAACACCATCATTACCTATTGGTCTCCAGCGGTCCCGAACAAAACTATGTCGAAGTAGAACGAGACTTTAGCGACCTGGCCGACAAGCTGGAACCTCTGGTCGAGAACCCAGACGCCGCCAAGCGCATAGCCGACAACAGCGTGCGGACCTTCCGCGAACGATACCTGACCAAGGCAGCCGAAGCGTGCTACTGGCGGGCACTCTTCGATGGCTATGGGGCTGTATGGAATAGCAGCGGCGTGCGCGATGCACGAGAACGAGGTCTACGATATGAGTCGTTTGTGTTATTGGAGAGTTCGGAAATGGTCGAGTTTGCACATAGCTACTAA
- a CDS encoding crinkler effector domain-containing protein (COG:S;~EggNog:ENOG410PPVP;~InterPro:IPR027417) translates to MAAAITSWVLNPIQSLTMSRPRTRELWCAVPGNLRQPFSIECIADQDNIQTLKKKIWDHAPAHAKKDAADYGDLTLYSPVVQLNYEEEFKIDNGELLHPRRMVTFNPLFPESKDPDVDIVVVVMSGDTTTRKRKRSESQGVDLSPKRLITEDPHVCPRERTVSELAAILDDVNIVHVRGTPASGKTYLSELLRQHYRKGGRRVSLIKKWEGLDFKNPWDSLVKLVEKWNEELEGAPTTSFTTTSSESKHDLSWVLTSNTVILVDEAQMTYSDDVLWNTILKGRQSSLFGYNFRLCLFCSYGSPETGPDQTFFTPVRLSNQQCISLTPQSQQYSPPIGLFYDKEEFRDVVSRSIPVEYQETFTFDEGAQDYIFALSNGHPGAVESILSTLFQTYRHKIKHRHIKTLTEDHVIWFLEDTGTVFQKLSTQPVNRSFPDISRATNGICNTLCKITEEGSIPFDINNASIKFCYQKGWIHRVALDGGDIAVLPSRLHEKYIEYWIGKMSIPMPARFDSLPKLCKEVLREFSITILRHSAEGKKISTASQPRPVESQYQDEFHRGFVHVAGLGVPISSEWSRTKDGRVDFYIPEKKWAIELLRDHNKIDEYISRFKEGGKYHPWLKENMVKDWIIIDCATSLPTKEFSEPRLWHAVFIDDYSELRLYNHQKALIMSVHLHI, encoded by the exons ATGgccgccgccatcaccagctgggtgctcaacccaatccaatctttgacaatgtctcgaccacgTACTCGCGAATTATGGTGTGCTGTTCCTGGAAATCTTAGGCAGCCATTCTCTATAGAGTGCATTGCAGACCAAGACAATATTCAGACACTCAAAAAGAAGATTTGGGACCATGCACCAGCACACGCCAAGAAAGATGCAGCTGACTATGGTGATCTCACCCTCTACAGCCCTGTGGTGCAACTCAACTATGAAGAGGAGTTTAAGATTGATAATGGTGAACTTCTACATCCCCGCCGAATGGTCACATtcaacccactcttccctgaaagcaaggatccagatgtggatattgttgttgttgttatgAGTGGAGATACCACTAcacggaaacggaagcgctctgaatcacaaggtg TGGATTTATCTCCGAAACGGCTTATCACAGAGGATCCACATGTATGTCCTCGAGAGCGTACAGTGTCAGAACTCgcggccattttggatgatgtgaacatagtccatgtgcgtggaactccagccagtgggaaaacatATCTCTCTGAACTTCTGAGGCAACACTATCGCAaagggggaagaagggtttCCTTGATCAAAAAATGGGAAGGTCTCGATTTTAAGAATCCTTGGGACAGTCTTGTCAAGCTTGTtgagaaatggaatgaaGAACTAGAAGGTGCACCAACCACTAGTTTCACCACAACTTCATCAGAATCCAAACATGACCTCTCTTGGGTTCTGACATCGAACACTGTTATTCtcgtggatgaggcacagatGACCTACAGTGATGAtgtgctctggaacacaatcctCAAAGGGAGACAGTCATCTCTTTTTGGTTATAattttcgactatgtcttttctgctcttatgGCAGTCCAgaaacaggcccagatcaaacatttTTCACTCCAGTCAGACTTTCTAACCAACAATGCATCTCATTGACGCCACAAAGCCAGCAATactcaccacctattggtttattttatgacaaagaagagttcaggGATGTTGTTTCACGGTCAATTCCAGTTGAATATCAAGAAACGTTCacttttgatgaaggtgcccaGGACTACATATTTGCATTATCAAATGGTCATCCAGGAGCGGTCGAATCCATCCTCAGCACACTTTTCCAG ACCTATCGCCATAAAATCAAGCATAGACATATTAagaccttgacagaagatcatgtcatttggttcctggaggacaccGGCACAGTCTTTCAAAAACTAAGCACGCAGCCAGTTAATCGCTCCTTTCCAGATATATCAAGAGCTACAAATGGAATCTGCAACACATTGTGCAAAATCacagaagaaggaagtattccatttgatatcaataatgcaagcatcaagttctgttatcagaaaggttggattcacagggtagctctggatggtggtgatattgcagttctgccatcgcgCTTACATGAGAA atacatcGAATATTGGATTGGCAAAATGTCAATACCCAtgcctgccagatttgactcactaccaaaattatgcaaagagGTTCTCCGCGAATTCTCCATCACAATTCTGAGGcattcagctgagggcaaaaagatatcaactgcatcacaacccagacctgtggaatCCCAATATCAGGATGAATTCCACAGGGGATTTGTTCATGTAGCTGGCCTAGGCGTACCaatatccagtgaatggtcaagaaccaaggatggtcgagtggatttctatatccctGAAAAAAAATGGGCGATTGAATTATTGAGAGATCACAATAAAATTGATGAAtatatctctcgattcaaggagggtggaaaatatcatccctggctaaAAGAGAATATGgtcaaggattggatcataatcgactgtgcgacttctttaccaaccaaag AGTTTTCTGAGCCTAGGCTATGGCATGCTGTATTCATCgatgattattctgaattgcggctgtataaccatcagaaagctcttattatgtctgtgcatctacatATTTGA
- a CDS encoding MCT family MFS transporter (COG:G;~EggNog:ENOG410QD9A;~InterPro:IPR020846,IPR011701,IPR036259;~PFAM:PF07690;~TransMembrane:12 (i40-63o83-103i110-129o135-155i167-187o199-220i241-265o277-299i306-325o331-357i369-387o407-428i);~go_function: GO:0022857 - transmembrane transporter activity [Evidence IEA];~go_process: GO:0055085 - transmembrane transport [Evidence IEA]), giving the protein MHTKNEETHLHVQPRDDDKANFPPEDPSSFDQYPDRGWRAWLVVLGAWCALVPAFGIVNTIAVLEEWLSEHQLKDYPKSSVSWIFSLWVFFFYLGGVQVGPIFDAHGLKPLLIPGCTGIVVSLMILSVSTEFYQFILGFSLLGGVTASMVFTPSLAAVNHWFLRRRALANGFANTAGSIGGIIFPLMVGDLSEKVGFPWAIRVMGFVCAIFCVASTLLLRTRLPPNKEGGSSIDLRALCDVRLSTVAVAIILIEIGFLIPMTYLVSYATSHDVDGSLSYQLMAILNAASIFGRVIPGYLADQWGRFNVIIVTTFVCTVLILALWLKSGTNAPAIVSFAASFGFWSGTAISLAPVCVAQISKTEEYGKRYGTTYSLVSFGSLVAIPVAGEILKAQNGNVKPETNYSGLIVFAGVAYGGSMLFFIISRGVSGGWGLKKIF; this is encoded by the exons ATGCATACCAAGAACGAAGAAACTCACCTCCATGTTCAGCCACGGGACGATGACAAGGCAAATTTCCCGCCCGAAGATCCGTCATCGTTCGACCAGTACCCAGATCGCGGGTGGCGTGCATGGCTTGTCGTTCTGGGCGCATGGTGCGCGCTGGTACCTGCATTCGGGATTGTCAACACTATAGCGGTGCTCGAGGAGTGGCTGTCTGAGCATCAATTGAAAGATTACCCCAAGTCGTCGGTATCGTGGATCTTTAGCCTATGGGTTTTCTTCTTTTATCTAGGAGGCGTTCAGGTTG GACCTATATTCGATGCTCATGGGTTGAAGCCTTTGCTTATTCCAGGATGTACTGGAATCGTGGTATCGCTCATGATACTGAGCGTTTCTACCG AATTCTATCAATTCATTCTCGGCTTTAGCCTTCTAGGAGGGGTTACCGCATCGATGGTATTCACCCCCAGTCTCGCCGCCGTCAATCATTGGTTCCTGCGTCGCAGAGCCTTGGCAAATGGCTTCGCCAACACTGCCGGAAGCATTGGCGGCATCATCTTCCCCCTTATGGTAGGAGATCTCAGCGAAAAAGTGGGCTTCCCCTGGGCAATTCGGGTCATGGGCTTTGTCTGCGCCATCTTCTGCGTCGCCTCCACTCTCCTTCTCCGAACTAGACTACCACCCAACAAAGAAGGTGGAAGCAGCATCGACCTACGCGCACTGTGCGATGTACGACTCTCCACAGTAGCAGTCGCAATCATCCTCATCGAAATCGGCTTCCTCATCCCAATGACCTACCTAGTCTCCTACGCCACCTCCCACGACGTCGACGGCTCCCTCTCCTACCAACTAATGGCCATCCTGAATGCAGCCTCTATCTTCGGCCGCGTGATCCCGGGCTACCTAGCAGACCAATGGGGCCGCTTCAACGTAATCATCGTGACGACCTTCGTCTGTACAGTCTTGATTCTCGCCCTGTGGCTGAAATCCGGCACCAACGCGCCCGCCATCGTCAGCTTCGCTGCGTCCTTCGGTTTCTGGAGCGGGACGGCAATTAGTCTTGCGCCTGTTTGCGTGGCTCAAATCTCCAAGACGGAGGAGTATGGGAAGAGGTATGGGACGACGTATTCGCTGGTGAGCTTTGGGTCGTTGGTTGCGATTCCTGTGGCGGGGGAAATTTTAAAGGCGCAAAATGGGAATGTTAAGCCGGAGACGAATTATTCAGGCTTGATTGTTTTTGCGGGGGTTGCGTATGGGGGTTCTATGTTGTTTTTTATCATTTCGAGGGGAGTTAGTGGGGGGTGGGGGTTGAAAAAGATTTTCTAA
- the CDC16 gene encoding anaphase promoting complex subunit CDC16 (BUSCO:EOG09260S5R;~COG:D;~EggNog:ENOG410PG4I;~InterPro:IPR013026,IPR019734,IPR011990;~PFAM:PF13374,PF13424,PF12895;~go_function: GO:0005515 - protein binding [Evidence IEA]) codes for MEKFLRSWRQDALNRGQHDAAIYIGDKVLALTNSDSDAFWLAQVHFSNNNYTRALALLSRKDLISRSTACRYLAAHCHIKQNQFEQALSVLGDHNPTHLIRNTTSRRKIQHLNGQSHVTLRNGKSAASRDRGEDREREDANNIRFEAAMCYLRGLCFAKQNAFDRARDCYKDAVRIDVQCFEAFDQLMKNSLMSPAEELEFLESLDFDSISGPDPSVAQEAAHFTKMLYTTRLSKYSSPAILTDATETLSTHYNLAENPDILLSRAEALYTQCRFAEALELTSSVLSTPQSTQGSSTTVIAASNLPAQNHLGHPPAVYPLHLACLYETAIGVYYLSVSKVAEARRFFSKSSLLDPHSAPAWIGFAHTFAAEGEHDQAIAAYSTAARLFQGSHLPQLFLGMQHLALNNMSLAHEYLCAAYAMSTGAASGSVSSVPINPTSGSAPLGGDPLVLNELGVVLYHQDELEGAVELFRQSLALAKSLHCEPGAWVATRANLGHALRRLSLHSEALEEFDECLRIGAGGASMGYTPFLGGNGGSTSGVSSSGVGGYEDRGLIGSLYTSRGLVLLELGRTMEAVTTLHEAVRVLGASGGGDAAGGAGVAGTLLSRALEIWALDNHANDEALARQEMSRTPASQSSRSRGKGKERLASAEPVRRRGVSHDQLSEDWTDEVAQAEPSAAAPETMEDKVEMELDEEADGLLHQALSRVRCGRSRQRRAISSPIEEVDETPIPAVSRSRNPRAVRGNTRY; via the exons ATGGAGAAATTCCTGCGCTCCTGGCGTCAGGATGCGCTGAACCGCGGACAACATGATGCGGCCATCTACATCGGCGACAAAGTGCTCGCGTTGACCA ATAGCGACTCTGATGCCTTTTGGTTAGCCCAAGTCCATTTCTCCAACAACAACTACACGCGAGCCCTGGCCCTCCTGTCCCGGAAAGACCTCATCTCGAGAAGTACCGCCTGCCGTTACCTCGCTGCCCACTGCCATATCAAACAGAATCAATTCGAGCAAGCACTATCGGTACTGGGCGACCATAACCCAACCCACTTAATTCGCAATACCACCAGCCGTCGCAAGATACAACACCTGAATGGCCAGAGCCATGTCACCCTGCGCAATGGCAAGTCAGCTGCCTCACGCGACCGTGGAGAGGACCGGGAACGGGAGGATGCAAATAATATCCGTTTCGAGGCGGCCATGTGTTATCTGCGGGGACTGTGTTTTGCTAAGCAGAACGCCTTTGACCGTGCTCGTGACTGTTACAAGGACGCTGTGCGCATCGATGTCCAGTGCTTCGAGGCTTTCGACCAGTTGATGAAGAATTCGCTCATGTCGCCAGCGGAAGAGCTTGAGTTTCTCGAGTCTCTTGATTTTGACTCGATATCTGGGCCAGATCCATCGGTGGCTCAGGAAGCGGCTCATTTTACGAAGATGCTTTACACTACTCGCTTGTCCAAGTATTCGTCCCCGGCTATTCTTACAGATGCTACCGAGACACTATCGACACACTATAATCTCGCTGAGAATCCGGATATTCTGCTGTCGCGAGCAGAGGCTCTTTATACGCAATGTCGGTTTGCGGAAGCTCTCGAGCTAACTTCCTCTGTTCTATCGACACCGCAGTCGACCCAGGGTTCATCGACAACAGTGATCGCTGCTTCGAACTTACCGGCTCAGAACCATCTAGGACATCCCCCAGCAGTATATCCTTTGCATCTCGCTTGCTTGTATGAAACAG CCATTGGTGTTTACTACTTGTCCGTATCCAAAGTTGCGGAAGCACGACGCTTTTTTTCCAAATCATCTTTGCTCGACCCACATTCGGCACCGGCGTGGATTGGCTTTGCTCACACTTTTGCCGCGGAAGGGGAACATGATCAAGCTATCGCCGCATACAGTACAGCTGCTCGGTTATTCCAAGGCAGTCATTTGCCGCAGCTGTTCCTTGGAATGCAGCATCTAGCTTTGAACAACATGTCCCTGGCCCACGAATATCTCTGTGCCGCCTATGCCATGTCGACGGGCGCTGCTTCCGGATCAGTTTCATCTGTCCCCATAAATCCAACTAGCGGGTCAGCTCCATTGGGTGGTGATCCATTAGTTCTGAATGAACTAGGCGTTGTTTTGTACCACCAGGATGAACTCGAAGGAGCCGTAGAGCTGTTCCGGCAGTCTCTCGCTCTGGCCAAGTCACTTCACTGCGAGCCAGGGGCCTGGGTGGCTACACGGGCAAATCTCGGTCATGCACTGCGTCGTCTTAGCCTCCATTCAGAAGCTCTGGAGGAGTTCGATGAATGCCTCCGCATTGGGGCAGGGGGCGCAAGCATGGGTTATACTCCGTTCTTGGGTGGCAATGGTGGCAGTACTTCTGGTGTATCGTCATCAGGTGTCGGGGGATATGAGGACCGTGGTCTAATTGGCTCGCTCTATACCTCTCGCGGATTGGTCTTGCTGGAACTTGGGCGTACGATGGAGGCCGTGACGACACTTCACGAGGCGGTCCGTGTTCTAGGAGCCAGCGGCGGTGGAGATGCGGCCGGTGGCGCTGGCGTTGCTGGAACGCTCCTCTCTCGCGCCCTTGAGATATGGGCGTTGGACAATCATGCAAACGATGAAGCATTAGCAAGACAAGAAATGTCGAGAACACCCGCTAGCCAGAGCTCTCGCTCACGTGGTAAAGGAAAGGAGAGACTTGCGTCTGCAGAGCCCGTGAGACGGCGAGGAGTATCACATGACCAACTTTCCGAGGATTGGACCGACGAAGTTGCCCAGGCCGAaccatctgctgcagcacccgAGACAATGGAAGATAAGGTGGAAATGGAATTGGATGAGGAGGCTGATGGACTACTACACCAAGCATTGAGCCGTGTGCGATGTGGACGGTCGAGACAACGAAGGGCAATCAGCAGTCCGATAGAAGAAGTCGACGAGACACCCATACCGGCGGTCAGTCGCAGTCGGAATCCGAGGGCTGTACGCGGTAATACCAGGTATTGA
- a CDS encoding uncharacterized protein (COG:S;~EggNog:ENOG410PSUM) yields the protein MAGALGKLTITFHRDFIDDVRPYPTGPSMPDYVEIHTNINIFPEGDFYDSGVVVEPLHTYVRAYITRFDQEIYVPNAFFYADDRFHVTIAEENQSEIIIQALSLQR from the coding sequence ATGGCAGGAGCCCTTGGAAAACTGACCATCACTTTTCACCGTGATTTTATCGACGACGTCCGCCCTTACCCTACGGGGCCCTCCATGCCGGACTACGTGGAGATTCATACCAATATCAATATCTTTCCAGAGGGTGATTTCTACGACTCAGGAGTAGTGGTCGAGCCTCTCCATACTTATGTGAGAGCCTATATCACGCGCTTTGACCAAGAGATCTATGTTCCCAATGCGTTTTTCTACGCGGATGATCGATTCCATGTAACTATTGCGGAAGAAAATCAGTCGGAAATTATCATACAAGCTTTGAGCTTGCAAAGGTGA